From Lewinellaceae bacterium:
CTCGTCATAATGCTGAGGACTGAGTTCTTCCCGAGGGTGCCGGTTTTGCAACTGTTTCCACCATAGGCGCTTGGCTATGCCAATAAAATACGTCCGCAGCTTGCTGCCGCCCTGGAAATCGCCCCTCCGCAGATTGCGGTCGAACAGGATAATGGTTTCCTGAAAGATATCCTCTCCGTCTTGTTCAGTACCCCACTGCAATTTTACATAGTTGACCGTCAGTTCCATCCATTCCGTTTGATAAAAAATGTAATTCAAAGCCCGGTTCCGGGATTCCATAGTACCGGTGATTCCTGCCAGTATTTCTTCGTCCGTCCATGGCTTTGAACTCATTACTTAGTCCTGTTTACTGAATCGATGGTGCCCAAGCATTTTGTTTTTATGCACGAAAATAAGCAAAAAT
This genomic window contains:
- a CDS encoding RNA polymerase sigma factor, whose protein sequence is MSSKPWTDEEILAGITGTMESRNRALNYIFYQTEWMELTVNYVKLQWGTEQDGEDIFQETIILFDRNLRRGDFQGGSKLRTYFIGIAKRLWWKQLQNRHPREELSPQHYDEVLPSVEAMVINEEKKSYLVKAMGIIGERCKHILQLYQLNYSMEEIASAVPLSNAAMAKKEAYRCRLRLRQFLDDNPGWKSLVK